Sequence from the Microbacterium sp. AZCO genome:
CGCGTGCAGGTCGAGCCCGAGCACCTCCAGCGCGACGCCGCCCGCGAGCAGCGCGAGCGCCGTGCGGATCCACGCGAGGAACGTGCGCTCGTTGGCGAGCGTGAACCGCACATCGGGCTCGTCGCCGACCTCGTAGACGGAGCGTGGGAAGCGGGTCACGCTCCCAGTCTGGCCGGGGTGCGGCATCCACCGCTCGTCCTGCTCTTGACGCGCCGAGGGTTCACACATGAAACTGTCTGCCCACGGCCCCCGACCAGGAAGTCCTCGCCATGAGCATCGTCATCGTCGGCGAATGACCGCTCTGCGACAGCGCATCACGCGCGCGCTCGACGCCCGGCACGCCGCGCCCGCCGCCTCGCGCCTCGAGCTGCCGGTGTGGAAGCGATGAACCCGCCGGTTCCGCAGCTCGAGCCGGCGTTCGAGGTCGTCGTGCGGCTCGGTGCGCTCGAGGATCACGGCGTCACGCGGGCGGGGCATCGACGGGTCGTGCCGATCACGGGCGGGACCGTCACCGGTGCGTTCGACGGCGAGATCCTGCCCGGAGGCGCCGACTGGCAGCTCGTCCGCGCCGACGGCTCGATCGAGATCGACGGACGCTACACGGCCCGCGCGGCGGACGGGTCGTTCCTCTACCTTCACGCCGTCGGAGTGCGCAGCGGCTCGCCCGAGGTGCTCGAGGCGCTGCTGCGCGGCGAGGCCGTCGATCCCGCCGACTACTACTTCCGGACGGTCGTCACGATCGAGTCGTCGGCGCATCCCGAGTTCGAACGCTCGCTGTACGTGGCGTCCTGCGTCCGCGACGCCGACGCCGTTCGCT
This genomic interval carries:
- a CDS encoding DUF3237 domain-containing protein; this encodes MNPPVPQLEPAFEVVVRLGALEDHGVTRAGHRRVVPITGGTVTGAFDGEILPGGADWQLVRADGSIEIDGRYTARAADGSFLYLHAVGVRSGSPEVLEALLRGEAVDPADYYFRTVVTIESSAHPEFERSLYVASCVRDADAVRYTAYRVT